In Rhinopithecus roxellana isolate Shanxi Qingling chromosome 16, ASM756505v1, whole genome shotgun sequence, a single genomic region encodes these proteins:
- the LOC104657762 gene encoding eukaryotic translation initiation factor 3 subunit F-like yields the protein MTTPVLSASAPPATPAAAPVAAPASASVSVPAPTPAPAAAPVPAAAPAASSDPTAAAATTVAPGQTPASAQAPAQTPAPALPGPALPGPFPGGRVVRLHPVILASIVDSYERRNEGAARVIGTLLGTVDKHSVEVTNCFSVPHNESEDEVAVDTEFAKNMYELHKKVSPNELILGWYATGHDITEHSVLIHEYYSREAPNPIHLTVDTSLQNGRMSIKAYVSTLMGVPGRTMGVMFTPLTVKYAYYDTARIGVDLIMKTCFSPNRVIGLSSDLQQVGGASAPIQDALSTVLQYAEDVLSGKVSADNTVGCFLMSLVNQVPKIVPDDFETMLNSNINDLLMVTYLANFTQSQIALNEKLVNL from the coding sequence ATGACCACACCGGTGTTATCAGCAAGTGCTCCTCCGGCCACGCCAGCCGCAGCCCCGGTGGCGGCACCAGCATCAGCCTCAGTCTCAGTCCCAGCGCCAACGCCAGCACCGGCTGCGGCTCCGGTTCCCGCTGCGGCTCCAGCCGCATCCTCAGACCCTACGGCAGCAGCAGCTACAACTGTCGCTCCTGGCCAGACCCCGGCCTCGGCGCAAGCTCCAGCGCAGACCCCAGCGCCCGCTCTGCCTGGTCCTGCTCTCCCAGGGCCCTTCCCCGGCGGCCGCGTGGTCAGGCTACACCCAGTCATTTTGGCCTCCATTGTGGACAGCTACGAGAGACGCAATGAGGGTGCTGCCCGAGTTATTGGGACCCTGTTGGGAACTGTCGACAAGCACTCAGTGGAGGTCACCAATTGCTTTTCAGTGCCACACAATGAGTCAGAAGATGAAGTGGCTGTTGACACGGAATTTGCTAAGAACATGTATGAACTGCATAAAAAGGTTTCTCCAAATGAGCTCATCCTGGGCTGGTACGCTACAGGTCATGATATCACAGAGCACTCTGTGCTAATCCATGAGTACTACAGCCGAGAGGCCCCCAACCCCATCCATCTCACTGTGGACACAAGTCTCCAGAACGGCCGCATGAGCATCAAAGCCTATGTCAGTACTTTAATGGGTGTCCCTGGGAGGACCATGGGAGTGATGTTCACACCTCTGACAGTGAAATACGCATACTATGACACTGCACGCATCGGAGTTGACCTGATCATGAAGACCTGCTTTAGCCCCAACAGAGTGATTGGACTCTCAAGTGACTTGCAGCAAGTAGGAGGGGCATCAGCTCCCATCCAGGATGCCCTGAGCACAGTGTTGCAATATGCAGAGGATGTACTGTCTGGAAAGGTGTCAGCTGACAATACTGTGGGCTGCTTCCTGATGAGCCTGGTTAACCAAGTACCCAAAATAGTTCCCGATGACTTCGAGACCATGCTCAACAGCAACATCAATGACCTGCTGATGGTGACCTACCTGGCCAACTTCACACAGTCACAGATTGCCCTCAATGAAAAACTTGTAAACCTGTGA